One stretch of Eupeodes corollae chromosome 2, idEupCoro1.1, whole genome shotgun sequence DNA includes these proteins:
- the LOC129948108 gene encoding dynamin isoform X2, with protein MDTLIPIVNKLQDAFTQLGVHMQLDLPQIAVVGGQSAGKSSVLENFVGKDFLPRGSGIVTRRPLILQLINGVAEYGEFLHCKGKKFTDFNEIRSEIEAETDRVTGSNKGISNIPINLRVYSPHVLNLTLIDLPGLTKVPIGDQPADIEQQIKGMIFQFIRKETCLILAVTPANTDLANSDALKLAKEVDPQGIRTIGVITKLDLMDEGTDARDILENKLLPLRRGYIGVVNRSQKDIDGRKDIHAALSGERKFFLSHPSYRHMADRLGTPYLQRVLNQQLTNHIRDTLPGLRDKLQKQMLTLEKDVEQFKHFRPDDPSIKTKAMLQMIQQLQSDFERTIEGSGSALVNTNELSGGAKINRIFHERLRFEIVKMSCDEKELRREISFAIRNIHGIRVGLFTPDMAFEAIVKRQISQLKEPVIKCVDLVVLELSTVVRMCTDKMSRYPRLREVTESIIAAHIRQREQYCKEQILLLIDFELAYMNTNHEDFIGFANAQSKSENANKTGTRALGNQVIRKGHMVIQNLGIMKGGSRPYWFVLTSESISWFKDEDEKEKKFMLPLDGLKLRDIEQGFMSRRHTFALFSPDGRNVYKDYKQLELSCENVDEVDSWKASFLRAGVYPEKDVSQENGDEDSSECETTSMDPQLERQVETIRNLVDSYMKIVTKTTRDMVPKAIMMLIINNAKDFINGELLAHLYASGDQAQMMEESAESAVRREEMLRMYHACKEALRIIGDVSMATVSTPVPPPVKNDWLPSGLDNPRLSPPSPGGPRKPAPQQQGSLGGSVGGRGPPPPPASGRPAPAIPNRPGGGAPPLPGGRPGGQALPAPLIPSRVVGSVGGAVLQQSGAQQYVPPHMRQQVNQAVGQAVTNAAMNELSSVFASKFNRPGPNIAPKLPDRPYYGNAKTNGRPY; from the exons AGATTTCTTGCCCCGAGGTTCTGGAATTGTTACTCGTCGACCTTTGATCCTTCAACTTATCAATGGAGTTGCAG aATATGGAGAGTTTCTACATTGCAAGGGTAAAAAATTTACCGACTTTAATGAAATTCGGAGTGAAATTGAAGCTGAAACTGATCGTGTAACCGGAAGCAATAAGGGAATTTCAAACATTCCCATTAACCTGCGGGTGTACTCACCACATGTGCTCAACTTGACCCTGATTGATTTGCCTGGTCTGACAAAGGTTCCAATCGGTGATCAGCCAGCCGATATTGAACAACAAATCAAAGGAATGATCTTCCAATTTATTCGCAAGGAAACCTGTCTGATTTTGGCTGTAACACCAGCCAATACAGATTTGGCAAATTCAGATGCTTTAAAATTAGCTAAAGAGGTTGATCCTCAGGGTATTCGTACGATTGGTGTGATCACTAAATTGGATTTGATGGACGAAGGTACAGATGCAAGAGATATTTTGGAGAACAAATTACTTCCCCTAAGGCGAGGCTACATTGGCGTGGTTAATCGTTCTCAAAAGGATATTGATGGCCGAAAGGATATTCATGCTGCTCTATCGGGAGAAAGAAAGTTTTTCCTTAGTCATCCATCTTATAGACACATGGCCGATCGTTTGGGAACACCATATCTTCAACGTGTGCTTAATCAGCAATTGACTAATCATATTCGAGATACATTGCCAGGCTTGAGagataaattacaaaaacaaatgttaactCTTGAGAAAGATGTTGAGCAGTTCAAACACTTTAGGCCTGATGATCCAAGTATTAAAACCAAAGCTATGCTGCA AATGATTCAGCAGTTGCAGTCCGATTTTGAGAGAACAATTGAAGGTTCAGGTTCGGCGCTTGTTAACACCAATGAACTATCTGGAGGTGCTAAGATCAATCGAATCTTCCATGAACG ACTACgttttgaaattgtaaaaatgtcTTGTGACGAAAAGGAACTCCGCCGTGAAATATCATTTGCCATTCGGAATATTCATGGTATTCGTGTTGGCCTTTTCACACCTGACATGGCTTTTGAGGCAATTGTTAAACGCCAAATATCCCAACTTAAGGAACCAGTGATAAAGTGTGTTGATCTAGTCGTACTTGAGCTATCAACTGTTGTACGCATGTGCACTGATAAG ATGTCTCGCTATCCAAGATTACGTGAGGTGACTGAAAGTATTATTGCCGCACATATCCGCCAACGTGAACAGTATTGCAAAGAACAAATACTCTTGCTCATTGATTTTGAGTTGGCTTACATGAACACCAATCATGAAGATTTTATTGGATTCGCAAA TGCTCAAAGTAAATCGGAAAATGCCAATAAGACAGGCACGCGAGCGCTTGGAAATCAAGTAATTCGAAAAGGACATATGGTCATTCAGAACTTGGGAATTATGAAAG GTGGTTCCCGGCCATATTGGTTTGTCCTTACATCGGAGAGCATTTCCTGGTTTAAGGATgaagatgaaaaagaaaagaaattcatGTTGCCCCTTGATGGATTAAAGCTCAGAGACATCGAACAAGGATTTATGTCCAGACGTCACACTTTTGCATTGTTCAGTCCTGATGGTCGCAATGTTTACAAG GATTATAAACAATTGGAATTGTCTTGTGAGAATGTTGACGAAGTGGATTCGTGGAAAGCATCATTTTTACGTGCTGGTGTTTATCCAGAAAAGGATGTGTCACAAGAAAATGGCGATGAG gaTTCAAGTGAATGTGAAACAACATCAATGGATCCACAATTGGAACGTCAAGTGGAAACAATTCGTAATTTGGTGGATTCATATATGAAAATTGTCACAAAGACAACACGTGACATGGTACCAAAAGCTATTATGATGCTTATCATAAATAATGCTAAAGACTTTATTAATGGTGAACTGTTGGCACACTTGTATGCATCTGGAGATCAa GCACAAATGATGGAAGAGAGTGCGGAATCAGCAGTGAGACGAGAAGAAATGCTTCGAATGTACCACGCTTGCAAAGAAGCTCTCCGAATCATTG gTGATGTATCGATGGCCACAGTTTCAACACCAGTTCCGCCACCTGTCAAAAACGATTGGCTTCCAAGTGGCTTAGATAATCCAAGATTATCACCGCCTAGTCCCGGTGGTCCAAGGAAACCAGCACCCCAGCAACAG GGCTCTTTGGGAGGCTCTGTTGGAGGTCGTggaccaccaccaccaccagcaAGTGGGCGACCAGCCCCAGCTATCCCCAATAGACCTGGCGGTGGTGCACCACCTTTGCCTGGTGGTCGACCTGGTGGTCAAGCTCTTCCAGCCCCACTTATTCCATC TCGTGTTGTTGGAAGTGTTGGTGGCGCTGTCTTACAGCAATCTGGAGCACAACAATATGTACCTCCCCATATGAGACAACAAGTTAACCAAGCTGTCGGACAAGCTGTTACGAATGCAGCAATGAATGAGTTATCTAGTGTCTTCGCCAGCAAATTCAA tcgaCCTGGCCCAAATATCGCACCAAAACTACCCGATCGACCATATTATGGCAATGCGAAAACCAACGGTAGACCGTATTAA
- the LOC129948108 gene encoding dynamin isoform X3, with protein sequence MDTLIPIVNKLQDAFTQLGVHMQLDLPQIAVVGGQSAGKSSVLENFVGKDFLPRGSGIVTRRPLILQLINGVAEYGEFLHCKGKKFTDFNEIRSEIEAETDRVTGSNKGISNIPINLRVYSPHVLNLTLIDLPGLTKVPIGDQPADIEQQIKGMIFQFIRKETCLILAVTPANTDLANSDALKLAKEVDPQGIRTIGVITKLDLMDEGTDARDILENKLLPLRRGYIGVVNRSQKDIDGRKDIHAALSGERKFFLSHPSYRHMADRLGTPYLQRVLNQQLTNHIRDTLPGLRDKLQKQMLTLEKDVEQFKHFRPDDPSIKTKAMLQMIQQLQSDFERTIEGSGSALVNTNELSGGAKINRIFHERLRFEIVKMSCDEKELRREISFAIRNIHGIRVGLFTPDMAFEAIVKRQISQLKEPVIKCVDLVVLELSTVVRMCTDKMSRYPRLREVTESIIAAHIRQREQYCKEQILLLIDFELAYMNTNHEDFIGFANAQSKSENANKTGTRALGNQVIRKGHMVIQNLGIMKGGSRPYWFVLTSESISWFKDEDEKEKKFMLPLDGLKLRDIEQGFMSRRHTFALFSPDGRNVYKDYKQLELSCENVDEVDSWKASFLRAGVYPEKDVSQENGDEDGQEDSSECETTSMDPQLERQVETIRNLVDSYMKIVTKTTRDMVPKAIMMLIINNAKDFINGELLAHLYASGDQAQMMEESAESAVRREEMLRMYHACKEALRIIGDVSMATVSTPVPPPVKNDWLPSGLDNPRLSPPSPGGPRKPAPQQQGSLGGSVGGRGPPPPPASGRPAPAIPNRPGGGAPPLPGGRPGGQALPAPLIPSRPGPNIAPKLPDRPYYGNAKTNGRPY encoded by the exons AGATTTCTTGCCCCGAGGTTCTGGAATTGTTACTCGTCGACCTTTGATCCTTCAACTTATCAATGGAGTTGCAG aATATGGAGAGTTTCTACATTGCAAGGGTAAAAAATTTACCGACTTTAATGAAATTCGGAGTGAAATTGAAGCTGAAACTGATCGTGTAACCGGAAGCAATAAGGGAATTTCAAACATTCCCATTAACCTGCGGGTGTACTCACCACATGTGCTCAACTTGACCCTGATTGATTTGCCTGGTCTGACAAAGGTTCCAATCGGTGATCAGCCAGCCGATATTGAACAACAAATCAAAGGAATGATCTTCCAATTTATTCGCAAGGAAACCTGTCTGATTTTGGCTGTAACACCAGCCAATACAGATTTGGCAAATTCAGATGCTTTAAAATTAGCTAAAGAGGTTGATCCTCAGGGTATTCGTACGATTGGTGTGATCACTAAATTGGATTTGATGGACGAAGGTACAGATGCAAGAGATATTTTGGAGAACAAATTACTTCCCCTAAGGCGAGGCTACATTGGCGTGGTTAATCGTTCTCAAAAGGATATTGATGGCCGAAAGGATATTCATGCTGCTCTATCGGGAGAAAGAAAGTTTTTCCTTAGTCATCCATCTTATAGACACATGGCCGATCGTTTGGGAACACCATATCTTCAACGTGTGCTTAATCAGCAATTGACTAATCATATTCGAGATACATTGCCAGGCTTGAGagataaattacaaaaacaaatgttaactCTTGAGAAAGATGTTGAGCAGTTCAAACACTTTAGGCCTGATGATCCAAGTATTAAAACCAAAGCTATGCTGCA AATGATTCAGCAGTTGCAGTCCGATTTTGAGAGAACAATTGAAGGTTCAGGTTCGGCGCTTGTTAACACCAATGAACTATCTGGAGGTGCTAAGATCAATCGAATCTTCCATGAACG ACTACgttttgaaattgtaaaaatgtcTTGTGACGAAAAGGAACTCCGCCGTGAAATATCATTTGCCATTCGGAATATTCATGGTATTCGTGTTGGCCTTTTCACACCTGACATGGCTTTTGAGGCAATTGTTAAACGCCAAATATCCCAACTTAAGGAACCAGTGATAAAGTGTGTTGATCTAGTCGTACTTGAGCTATCAACTGTTGTACGCATGTGCACTGATAAG ATGTCTCGCTATCCAAGATTACGTGAGGTGACTGAAAGTATTATTGCCGCACATATCCGCCAACGTGAACAGTATTGCAAAGAACAAATACTCTTGCTCATTGATTTTGAGTTGGCTTACATGAACACCAATCATGAAGATTTTATTGGATTCGCAAA TGCTCAAAGTAAATCGGAAAATGCCAATAAGACAGGCACGCGAGCGCTTGGAAATCAAGTAATTCGAAAAGGACATATGGTCATTCAGAACTTGGGAATTATGAAAG GTGGTTCCCGGCCATATTGGTTTGTCCTTACATCGGAGAGCATTTCCTGGTTTAAGGATgaagatgaaaaagaaaagaaattcatGTTGCCCCTTGATGGATTAAAGCTCAGAGACATCGAACAAGGATTTATGTCCAGACGTCACACTTTTGCATTGTTCAGTCCTGATGGTCGCAATGTTTACAAG GATTATAAACAATTGGAATTGTCTTGTGAGAATGTTGACGAAGTGGATTCGTGGAAAGCATCATTTTTACGTGCTGGTGTTTATCCAGAAAAGGATGTGTCACAAGAAAATGGCGATGAG GATGGACAAGag gaTTCAAGTGAATGTGAAACAACATCAATGGATCCACAATTGGAACGTCAAGTGGAAACAATTCGTAATTTGGTGGATTCATATATGAAAATTGTCACAAAGACAACACGTGACATGGTACCAAAAGCTATTATGATGCTTATCATAAATAATGCTAAAGACTTTATTAATGGTGAACTGTTGGCACACTTGTATGCATCTGGAGATCAa GCACAAATGATGGAAGAGAGTGCGGAATCAGCAGTGAGACGAGAAGAAATGCTTCGAATGTACCACGCTTGCAAAGAAGCTCTCCGAATCATTG gTGATGTATCGATGGCCACAGTTTCAACACCAGTTCCGCCACCTGTCAAAAACGATTGGCTTCCAAGTGGCTTAGATAATCCAAGATTATCACCGCCTAGTCCCGGTGGTCCAAGGAAACCAGCACCCCAGCAACAG GGCTCTTTGGGAGGCTCTGTTGGAGGTCGTggaccaccaccaccaccagcaAGTGGGCGACCAGCCCCAGCTATCCCCAATAGACCTGGCGGTGGTGCACCACCTTTGCCTGGTGGTCGACCTGGTGGTCAAGCTCTTCCAGCCCCACTTATTCCATC tcgaCCTGGCCCAAATATCGCACCAAAACTACCCGATCGACCATATTATGGCAATGCGAAAACCAACGGTAGACCGTATTAA
- the LOC129948108 gene encoding dynamin isoform X1: MDTLIPIVNKLQDAFTQLGVHMQLDLPQIAVVGGQSAGKSSVLENFVGKDFLPRGSGIVTRRPLILQLINGVAEYGEFLHCKGKKFTDFNEIRSEIEAETDRVTGSNKGISNIPINLRVYSPHVLNLTLIDLPGLTKVPIGDQPADIEQQIKGMIFQFIRKETCLILAVTPANTDLANSDALKLAKEVDPQGIRTIGVITKLDLMDEGTDARDILENKLLPLRRGYIGVVNRSQKDIDGRKDIHAALSGERKFFLSHPSYRHMADRLGTPYLQRVLNQQLTNHIRDTLPGLRDKLQKQMLTLEKDVEQFKHFRPDDPSIKTKAMLQMIQQLQSDFERTIEGSGSALVNTNELSGGAKINRIFHERLRFEIVKMSCDEKELRREISFAIRNIHGIRVGLFTPDMAFEAIVKRQISQLKEPVIKCVDLVVLELSTVVRMCTDKMSRYPRLREVTESIIAAHIRQREQYCKEQILLLIDFELAYMNTNHEDFIGFANAQSKSENANKTGTRALGNQVIRKGHMVIQNLGIMKGGSRPYWFVLTSESISWFKDEDEKEKKFMLPLDGLKLRDIEQGFMSRRHTFALFSPDGRNVYKDYKQLELSCENVDEVDSWKASFLRAGVYPEKDVSQENGDEDGQEDSSECETTSMDPQLERQVETIRNLVDSYMKIVTKTTRDMVPKAIMMLIINNAKDFINGELLAHLYASGDQAQMMEESAESAVRREEMLRMYHACKEALRIIGDVSMATVSTPVPPPVKNDWLPSGLDNPRLSPPSPGGPRKPAPQQQGSLGGSVGGRGPPPPPASGRPAPAIPNRPGGGAPPLPGGRPGGQALPAPLIPSRVVGSVGGAVLQQSGAQQYVPPHMRQQVNQAVGQAVTNAAMNELSSVFASKFNRPGPNIAPKLPDRPYYGNAKTNGRPY; encoded by the exons AGATTTCTTGCCCCGAGGTTCTGGAATTGTTACTCGTCGACCTTTGATCCTTCAACTTATCAATGGAGTTGCAG aATATGGAGAGTTTCTACATTGCAAGGGTAAAAAATTTACCGACTTTAATGAAATTCGGAGTGAAATTGAAGCTGAAACTGATCGTGTAACCGGAAGCAATAAGGGAATTTCAAACATTCCCATTAACCTGCGGGTGTACTCACCACATGTGCTCAACTTGACCCTGATTGATTTGCCTGGTCTGACAAAGGTTCCAATCGGTGATCAGCCAGCCGATATTGAACAACAAATCAAAGGAATGATCTTCCAATTTATTCGCAAGGAAACCTGTCTGATTTTGGCTGTAACACCAGCCAATACAGATTTGGCAAATTCAGATGCTTTAAAATTAGCTAAAGAGGTTGATCCTCAGGGTATTCGTACGATTGGTGTGATCACTAAATTGGATTTGATGGACGAAGGTACAGATGCAAGAGATATTTTGGAGAACAAATTACTTCCCCTAAGGCGAGGCTACATTGGCGTGGTTAATCGTTCTCAAAAGGATATTGATGGCCGAAAGGATATTCATGCTGCTCTATCGGGAGAAAGAAAGTTTTTCCTTAGTCATCCATCTTATAGACACATGGCCGATCGTTTGGGAACACCATATCTTCAACGTGTGCTTAATCAGCAATTGACTAATCATATTCGAGATACATTGCCAGGCTTGAGagataaattacaaaaacaaatgttaactCTTGAGAAAGATGTTGAGCAGTTCAAACACTTTAGGCCTGATGATCCAAGTATTAAAACCAAAGCTATGCTGCA AATGATTCAGCAGTTGCAGTCCGATTTTGAGAGAACAATTGAAGGTTCAGGTTCGGCGCTTGTTAACACCAATGAACTATCTGGAGGTGCTAAGATCAATCGAATCTTCCATGAACG ACTACgttttgaaattgtaaaaatgtcTTGTGACGAAAAGGAACTCCGCCGTGAAATATCATTTGCCATTCGGAATATTCATGGTATTCGTGTTGGCCTTTTCACACCTGACATGGCTTTTGAGGCAATTGTTAAACGCCAAATATCCCAACTTAAGGAACCAGTGATAAAGTGTGTTGATCTAGTCGTACTTGAGCTATCAACTGTTGTACGCATGTGCACTGATAAG ATGTCTCGCTATCCAAGATTACGTGAGGTGACTGAAAGTATTATTGCCGCACATATCCGCCAACGTGAACAGTATTGCAAAGAACAAATACTCTTGCTCATTGATTTTGAGTTGGCTTACATGAACACCAATCATGAAGATTTTATTGGATTCGCAAA TGCTCAAAGTAAATCGGAAAATGCCAATAAGACAGGCACGCGAGCGCTTGGAAATCAAGTAATTCGAAAAGGACATATGGTCATTCAGAACTTGGGAATTATGAAAG GTGGTTCCCGGCCATATTGGTTTGTCCTTACATCGGAGAGCATTTCCTGGTTTAAGGATgaagatgaaaaagaaaagaaattcatGTTGCCCCTTGATGGATTAAAGCTCAGAGACATCGAACAAGGATTTATGTCCAGACGTCACACTTTTGCATTGTTCAGTCCTGATGGTCGCAATGTTTACAAG GATTATAAACAATTGGAATTGTCTTGTGAGAATGTTGACGAAGTGGATTCGTGGAAAGCATCATTTTTACGTGCTGGTGTTTATCCAGAAAAGGATGTGTCACAAGAAAATGGCGATGAG GATGGACAAGag gaTTCAAGTGAATGTGAAACAACATCAATGGATCCACAATTGGAACGTCAAGTGGAAACAATTCGTAATTTGGTGGATTCATATATGAAAATTGTCACAAAGACAACACGTGACATGGTACCAAAAGCTATTATGATGCTTATCATAAATAATGCTAAAGACTTTATTAATGGTGAACTGTTGGCACACTTGTATGCATCTGGAGATCAa GCACAAATGATGGAAGAGAGTGCGGAATCAGCAGTGAGACGAGAAGAAATGCTTCGAATGTACCACGCTTGCAAAGAAGCTCTCCGAATCATTG gTGATGTATCGATGGCCACAGTTTCAACACCAGTTCCGCCACCTGTCAAAAACGATTGGCTTCCAAGTGGCTTAGATAATCCAAGATTATCACCGCCTAGTCCCGGTGGTCCAAGGAAACCAGCACCCCAGCAACAG GGCTCTTTGGGAGGCTCTGTTGGAGGTCGTggaccaccaccaccaccagcaAGTGGGCGACCAGCCCCAGCTATCCCCAATAGACCTGGCGGTGGTGCACCACCTTTGCCTGGTGGTCGACCTGGTGGTCAAGCTCTTCCAGCCCCACTTATTCCATC TCGTGTTGTTGGAAGTGTTGGTGGCGCTGTCTTACAGCAATCTGGAGCACAACAATATGTACCTCCCCATATGAGACAACAAGTTAACCAAGCTGTCGGACAAGCTGTTACGAATGCAGCAATGAATGAGTTATCTAGTGTCTTCGCCAGCAAATTCAA tcgaCCTGGCCCAAATATCGCACCAAAACTACCCGATCGACCATATTATGGCAATGCGAAAACCAACGGTAGACCGTATTAA
- the LOC129948108 gene encoding dynamin isoform X4, with product MDTLIPIVNKLQDAFTQLGVHMQLDLPQIAVVGGQSAGKSSVLENFVGKDFLPRGSGIVTRRPLILQLINGVAEYGEFLHCKGKKFTDFNEIRSEIEAETDRVTGSNKGISNIPINLRVYSPHVLNLTLIDLPGLTKVPIGDQPADIEQQIKGMIFQFIRKETCLILAVTPANTDLANSDALKLAKEVDPQGIRTIGVITKLDLMDEGTDARDILENKLLPLRRGYIGVVNRSQKDIDGRKDIHAALSGERKFFLSHPSYRHMADRLGTPYLQRVLNQQLTNHIRDTLPGLRDKLQKQMLTLEKDVEQFKHFRPDDPSIKTKAMLQMIQQLQSDFERTIEGSGSALVNTNELSGGAKINRIFHERLRFEIVKMSCDEKELRREISFAIRNIHGIRVGLFTPDMAFEAIVKRQISQLKEPVIKCVDLVVLELSTVVRMCTDKMSRYPRLREVTESIIAAHIRQREQYCKEQILLLIDFELAYMNTNHEDFIGFANAQSKSENANKTGTRALGNQVIRKGHMVIQNLGIMKGGSRPYWFVLTSESISWFKDEDEKEKKFMLPLDGLKLRDIEQGFMSRRHTFALFSPDGRNVYKDYKQLELSCENVDEVDSWKASFLRAGVYPEKDVSQENGDEDGQEDSSECETTSMDPQLERQVETIRNLVDSYMKIVTKTTRDMVPKAIMMLIINNAKDFINGELLAHLYASGDQAQMMEESAESAVRREEMLRMYHACKEALRIIGDVSMATVSTPVPPPVKNDWLPSGLDNPRLSPPSPGGPRKPAPQQQGSLGGSVGGRGPPPPPASGRPAPAIPNRPGGGAPPLPGGRPGGQALPAPLIPSRR from the exons AGATTTCTTGCCCCGAGGTTCTGGAATTGTTACTCGTCGACCTTTGATCCTTCAACTTATCAATGGAGTTGCAG aATATGGAGAGTTTCTACATTGCAAGGGTAAAAAATTTACCGACTTTAATGAAATTCGGAGTGAAATTGAAGCTGAAACTGATCGTGTAACCGGAAGCAATAAGGGAATTTCAAACATTCCCATTAACCTGCGGGTGTACTCACCACATGTGCTCAACTTGACCCTGATTGATTTGCCTGGTCTGACAAAGGTTCCAATCGGTGATCAGCCAGCCGATATTGAACAACAAATCAAAGGAATGATCTTCCAATTTATTCGCAAGGAAACCTGTCTGATTTTGGCTGTAACACCAGCCAATACAGATTTGGCAAATTCAGATGCTTTAAAATTAGCTAAAGAGGTTGATCCTCAGGGTATTCGTACGATTGGTGTGATCACTAAATTGGATTTGATGGACGAAGGTACAGATGCAAGAGATATTTTGGAGAACAAATTACTTCCCCTAAGGCGAGGCTACATTGGCGTGGTTAATCGTTCTCAAAAGGATATTGATGGCCGAAAGGATATTCATGCTGCTCTATCGGGAGAAAGAAAGTTTTTCCTTAGTCATCCATCTTATAGACACATGGCCGATCGTTTGGGAACACCATATCTTCAACGTGTGCTTAATCAGCAATTGACTAATCATATTCGAGATACATTGCCAGGCTTGAGagataaattacaaaaacaaatgttaactCTTGAGAAAGATGTTGAGCAGTTCAAACACTTTAGGCCTGATGATCCAAGTATTAAAACCAAAGCTATGCTGCA AATGATTCAGCAGTTGCAGTCCGATTTTGAGAGAACAATTGAAGGTTCAGGTTCGGCGCTTGTTAACACCAATGAACTATCTGGAGGTGCTAAGATCAATCGAATCTTCCATGAACG ACTACgttttgaaattgtaaaaatgtcTTGTGACGAAAAGGAACTCCGCCGTGAAATATCATTTGCCATTCGGAATATTCATGGTATTCGTGTTGGCCTTTTCACACCTGACATGGCTTTTGAGGCAATTGTTAAACGCCAAATATCCCAACTTAAGGAACCAGTGATAAAGTGTGTTGATCTAGTCGTACTTGAGCTATCAACTGTTGTACGCATGTGCACTGATAAG ATGTCTCGCTATCCAAGATTACGTGAGGTGACTGAAAGTATTATTGCCGCACATATCCGCCAACGTGAACAGTATTGCAAAGAACAAATACTCTTGCTCATTGATTTTGAGTTGGCTTACATGAACACCAATCATGAAGATTTTATTGGATTCGCAAA TGCTCAAAGTAAATCGGAAAATGCCAATAAGACAGGCACGCGAGCGCTTGGAAATCAAGTAATTCGAAAAGGACATATGGTCATTCAGAACTTGGGAATTATGAAAG GTGGTTCCCGGCCATATTGGTTTGTCCTTACATCGGAGAGCATTTCCTGGTTTAAGGATgaagatgaaaaagaaaagaaattcatGTTGCCCCTTGATGGATTAAAGCTCAGAGACATCGAACAAGGATTTATGTCCAGACGTCACACTTTTGCATTGTTCAGTCCTGATGGTCGCAATGTTTACAAG GATTATAAACAATTGGAATTGTCTTGTGAGAATGTTGACGAAGTGGATTCGTGGAAAGCATCATTTTTACGTGCTGGTGTTTATCCAGAAAAGGATGTGTCACAAGAAAATGGCGATGAG GATGGACAAGag gaTTCAAGTGAATGTGAAACAACATCAATGGATCCACAATTGGAACGTCAAGTGGAAACAATTCGTAATTTGGTGGATTCATATATGAAAATTGTCACAAAGACAACACGTGACATGGTACCAAAAGCTATTATGATGCTTATCATAAATAATGCTAAAGACTTTATTAATGGTGAACTGTTGGCACACTTGTATGCATCTGGAGATCAa GCACAAATGATGGAAGAGAGTGCGGAATCAGCAGTGAGACGAGAAGAAATGCTTCGAATGTACCACGCTTGCAAAGAAGCTCTCCGAATCATTG gTGATGTATCGATGGCCACAGTTTCAACACCAGTTCCGCCACCTGTCAAAAACGATTGGCTTCCAAGTGGCTTAGATAATCCAAGATTATCACCGCCTAGTCCCGGTGGTCCAAGGAAACCAGCACCCCAGCAACAG GGCTCTTTGGGAGGCTCTGTTGGAGGTCGTggaccaccaccaccaccagcaAGTGGGCGACCAGCCCCAGCTATCCCCAATAGACCTGGCGGTGGTGCACCACCTTTGCCTGGTGGTCGACCTGGTGGTCAAGCTCTTCCAGCCCCACTTATTCCATC ACGGCGTTAA